A genome region from Thermoanaerobacterium xylanolyticum LX-11 includes the following:
- a CDS encoding cyanophycinase encodes MDEIKTGKLIIIGGAEDKKDKCVILREVIKLSGGENGRIVVMTTATEKPQDVGKNYVEIFKRLGAGIVETVNIDSRDDAKDEIALEKLKKSTCIFFTGGDQLRITSILGGSGVDKLLNELNKRKGTVIVGTSAGASAMSGTMIIGGDDEEAPRKCTINMASGLGLLNNVIIDQHFAQRGRIGRLLTAIAENPNNLGVGIDEDTAIVVDGDKFKVIGSNAVTVVDGRTLKNTNVSESSPDEILSLTHVTLHILPSGYGFDIMLREPFKYNEEDK; translated from the coding sequence ATGGATGAAATAAAAACAGGAAAACTAATCATAATTGGTGGCGCGGAGGACAAAAAAGATAAATGTGTAATCTTAAGAGAAGTCATAAAGTTATCAGGTGGTGAAAATGGCAGGATTGTGGTGATGACTACGGCAACAGAAAAGCCGCAAGATGTAGGTAAAAATTATGTAGAAATTTTTAAAAGGTTAGGAGCTGGGATTGTAGAAACTGTAAATATAGATTCAAGAGATGATGCAAAAGATGAGATTGCTTTAGAAAAGCTTAAAAAAAGCACATGCATTTTCTTTACAGGTGGAGATCAATTAAGGATTACAAGTATACTTGGCGGAAGCGGTGTAGATAAACTATTGAATGAACTTAATAAGCGAAAAGGGACGGTTATAGTTGGCACAAGTGCTGGTGCTTCTGCTATGTCAGGGACAATGATAATAGGTGGAGATGACGAAGAAGCTCCGAGAAAATGTACCATAAACATGGCTTCTGGGTTGGGACTTTTGAATAATGTCATAATAGATCAACATTTTGCTCAAAGAGGCAGGATTGGAAGATTGCTTACGGCCATAGCTGAAAATCCCAACAATCTTGGAGTAGGAATAGATGAGGATACTGCCATTGTAGTCGATGGTGACAAGTTTAAAGTCATCGGCTCAAATGCAGTAACTGTTGTAGATGGAAGGACTCTAAAAAACACAAATGTATCAGAGTCAAGCCCTGATGAAATATTATCATTAACACATGTTACACTGCATATACTCCCGTCTGGATATGGTTTTGATATCATGTTGAGGGAGCCTTTTAAATATAATGAGGAGGATAAATAA
- a CDS encoding diacylglycerol/lipid kinase family protein, producing MIAFIVNPAAGNGKAYKMIPKIEKYMNEKNIKYKFFITKYPGHGTVLAREAIKDDFEIVVAVGGDGTVHEVINGIRDSNVALGIIPLGTGNDFARYFRIPKDVYKALEILLMKNTKFIDSAVINKYITCNNVANIGIDADVAVQVTRFKRFFSGILAYTLSLINVLFKYKPYNVKIDIDGKMIKRKIMLAAFGNCSFYGGGFKILPDANPDDGYLDVIIVNEISKFKLLFLLPMAIFGKHTSLKCVETYKAEKIHIDAEKELALCVDGEVILSNTIVLNVKRNSVKICTN from the coding sequence TTGATTGCCTTTATTGTAAATCCCGCTGCTGGCAATGGTAAGGCATACAAAATGATTCCTAAGATAGAGAAGTATATGAATGAGAAAAACATAAAGTACAAGTTTTTTATAACAAAATATCCCGGACATGGGACTGTACTGGCGAGAGAAGCTATAAAAGATGATTTTGAAATTGTGGTAGCGGTAGGTGGCGACGGGACAGTTCATGAGGTTATCAATGGCATAAGAGATTCAAACGTAGCACTTGGCATAATACCTTTAGGTACTGGCAATGATTTTGCAAGGTATTTCCGCATTCCAAAGGATGTATATAAGGCATTAGAAATTCTACTAATGAAAAACACAAAGTTTATTGATAGCGCTGTCATAAACAAGTATATTACATGCAATAATGTGGCAAATATAGGTATCGATGCAGATGTTGCGGTGCAAGTAACCAGGTTTAAAAGATTTTTCAGTGGAATTTTAGCTTATACATTAAGCCTTATAAATGTGCTTTTTAAATACAAGCCATACAACGTAAAGATAGATATAGACGGAAAGATGATAAAGAGAAAGATAATGTTGGCTGCATTTGGCAATTGCAGCTTTTACGGCGGTGGATTTAAAATTTTGCCTGATGCTAATCCGGATGATGGATATTTAGACGTGATAATTGTAAATGAGATTAGCAAGTTTAAGCTGCTTTTCTTGCTTCCTATGGCTATCTTTGGAAAGCACACATCATTGAAATGCGTTGAGACTTATAAAGCAGAGAAAATACATATAGACGCTGAAAAAGAGTTGGCGCTTTGCGTTGACGGGGAAGTCATTTTATCAAATACTATAGTCCTTAACGTGAAAAGGAATTCTGTAAAAATTTGTACGAATTAA
- a CDS encoding DUF4446 family protein yields MQELMMMLNKNVNLLVLFAIVLGLIDFIVVIVINSKYTKLKNKYKKLIKELEMGDVVDLLAKNISKNDEFNEKLEKFRKELSMIDNEMKASIKKVGIVRYNAFNDVGSDLSFSIALLDSDDNGIVISGIYGRNETATFAKPIIKAQSNYPLSAEEIQAIDKARKGQR; encoded by the coding sequence ATGCAGGAACTTATGATGATGCTTAATAAAAATGTGAATCTTCTTGTATTATTTGCAATTGTCCTTGGATTAATAGATTTCATAGTGGTCATTGTGATTAATTCAAAATACACAAAATTGAAAAATAAATATAAAAAGCTTATTAAAGAACTAGAGATGGGGGATGTAGTTGACCTTTTGGCTAAAAATATAAGCAAAAATGACGAGTTTAACGAAAAGTTGGAGAAATTCAGAAAAGAGCTAAGCATGATAGACAATGAAATGAAAGCTTCAATAAAAAAGGTTGGAATTGTAAGGTATAATGCTTTTAATGATGTTGGTTCTGATTTAAGTTTTTCGATAGCTCTTTTAGATAGCGATGACAATGGAATAGTAATATCGGGTATCTATGGAAGAAATGAAACAGCCACATTTGCAAAACCTATAATTAAAGCACAATCAAATTATCCTTTGTCTGCTGAGGAAATACAGGCTATAGACAAGGCAAGAAAAGGTCAGAGGTGA
- a CDS encoding aminotransferase class V-fold PLP-dependent enzyme, protein MIYFDNAATSYPKPESVYDEIDRVMRYCGNPGRGSHRLAIESGKHILEARQELCNLFNISDPMRIVFTLNTTDSLNIAIKGILNEGDHVITSSMEHNSMIRPLIALRDRNYIELTVVKCDEKGNIDVEDVRKSIKKNTKLIAMIHASNVTGTLMPIREIGSIAREMGIYFLVDAAQTAGSYPIDVEKDNIDLLAFPGHKSLLGPQGTGGLYVGDTIKLKTIKEGGTGSNSENIHQPDMMPDMLESGTPNTPGIAGLKEGVRFVRNVGVENILNHESMLVRRFIDGVKEIPNLILYGNEDLKKRVGVVSVNINDIDSGEVSYILDKAFDIATRSGLHCSSLAHQTIGTIKTGTVRFGIGYFNTEDEVDKAIEALYIIAKQAV, encoded by the coding sequence TTGATTTATTTTGACAATGCAGCTACATCGTATCCTAAGCCTGAATCAGTCTATGATGAGATTGATAGAGTGATGAGATACTGTGGCAATCCAGGCAGAGGAAGTCACAGGTTGGCAATAGAATCTGGAAAGCACATATTGGAAGCCAGACAGGAACTTTGCAATCTATTTAATATAAGTGATCCTATGAGGATAGTCTTTACGCTTAACACGACGGATTCATTAAATATTGCCATAAAGGGAATTTTAAACGAAGGCGATCACGTTATAACGTCCAGCATGGAACACAATTCAATGATAAGACCGCTTATTGCGCTGAGGGATAGAAATTACATTGAACTAACTGTAGTCAAATGCGATGAAAAGGGAAATATCGATGTGGAGGATGTAAGGAAATCCATAAAGAAAAATACAAAACTGATTGCCATGATCCATGCATCAAACGTGACTGGAACGTTGATGCCAATAAGGGAAATAGGTAGTATTGCCCGGGAAATGGGTATATATTTCCTTGTAGATGCTGCCCAGACTGCAGGAAGTTATCCTATTGATGTGGAAAAAGACAATATTGATTTATTGGCATTTCCAGGTCATAAATCTTTGTTAGGTCCTCAAGGTACTGGTGGGCTTTATGTGGGAGATACGATAAAACTTAAGACGATAAAAGAAGGGGGAACAGGTAGCAATTCGGAAAACATACATCAGCCTGATATGATGCCTGATATGTTGGAAAGTGGTACGCCAAATACGCCTGGGATTGCAGGTTTAAAAGAAGGCGTAAGATTTGTGAGAAATGTAGGGGTAGAAAATATTTTGAATCACGAAAGTATGCTTGTTAGGAGATTTATAGATGGTGTAAAAGAAATTCCTAACCTTATCTTATATGGAAACGAAGATTTAAAAAAACGAGTCGGCGTCGTTTCGGTGAATATTAACGATATTGATTCTGGCGAAGTCAGCTATATATTGGATAAGGCATTTGATATAGCAACGAGGTCTGGACTCCATTGTTCATCATTGGCACATCAGACAATAGGCACTATAAAAACAGGAACCGTCAGATTTGGAATAGGATATTTTAACACAGAAGATGAAGTTGATAAAGCTATTGAAGCACTGTATATCATAGCAAAGCAAGCTGTTTAA
- the hydE gene encoding [FeFe] hydrogenase H-cluster radical SAM maturase HydE: MEYCIIICNSTQHMLNADKILKENSIKTELIPAPAEYGSVCSTAIKIDAYNVDVAEKLLKINSVSVKGIYPYKIRKLDGLLEIINKGLNRDIKAVLEKVEKGIELTEDDIVLLLSADGDENLSSIYKAADEMRKAVVGDVVDIRAAIEFSNICRKNCLYCGLRRDNLTVDRYRMDVNEIVETAKELKQMGIKTVILQSGEDPWYTEDKIIEIIRKIKKETNMRITLSIGERTEEEYQHFREAGANNFLLKIETTNREIFKNIHPDDDFDYRVKCSQWLRGNGYINGNGNIIGLPGQTARDIARDILFFKEMGIHMVGIGPFVPAAGTPLETYPHGSVDMTLKTVAVTRLVLKNVFIPATTALATVDKEAQVKALMAGANTIMLISTPSKYRNRYRIYSNKNMVDLKTAYMAIVKAGRKLPPYINKEYIKEIV; this comes from the coding sequence ATGGAATATTGTATAATAATCTGCAATTCAACGCAGCACATGCTTAATGCAGATAAGATATTAAAGGAAAATAGCATCAAGACAGAATTAATACCAGCTCCGGCGGAGTACGGTTCTGTATGCAGTACCGCAATTAAAATTGATGCATATAATGTAGATGTAGCAGAAAAGCTCCTAAAAATAAATTCCGTATCAGTAAAAGGTATATATCCATATAAAATTAGGAAATTAGATGGCTTGTTAGAAATAATAAATAAAGGATTAAATAGGGATATAAAAGCTGTTTTAGAAAAAGTGGAAAAAGGCATAGAGCTTACAGAAGATGATATAGTTTTGCTGCTTAGTGCCGATGGTGATGAGAACTTAAGTTCTATATACAAAGCTGCCGATGAGATGAGGAAGGCGGTTGTAGGTGATGTAGTCGACATAAGGGCTGCAATAGAATTTTCTAATATCTGCAGAAAAAATTGTCTATACTGCGGCTTAAGGAGAGACAATTTAACTGTTGACAGGTATAGGATGGATGTAAATGAGATAGTTGAAACTGCAAAAGAACTAAAGCAGATGGGGATAAAGACGGTTATTCTTCAATCGGGAGAAGATCCATGGTATACAGAAGATAAAATAATAGAGATAATAAGAAAAATCAAGAAAGAGACTAACATGCGGATAACATTAAGCATAGGTGAAAGGACTGAAGAAGAGTACCAGCATTTTAGGGAAGCTGGTGCAAACAACTTCTTGCTTAAAATAGAGACTACAAACAGGGAGATATTTAAAAACATACATCCTGATGATGACTTTGATTACCGCGTAAAATGCAGCCAATGGCTTAGGGGAAACGGATATATAAATGGCAATGGAAACATAATAGGTCTGCCTGGTCAGACAGCGAGAGACATTGCAAGAGATATACTTTTCTTTAAAGAGATGGGCATTCACATGGTGGGCATTGGTCCTTTCGTGCCTGCTGCAGGTACGCCTTTAGAAACGTATCCGCATGGAAGCGTCGATATGACCCTTAAAACTGTTGCTGTTACAAGACTTGTACTAAAAAATGTCTTTATTCCAGCAACGACTGCATTGGCCACTGTTGACAAAGAAGCCCAAGTAAAGGCTTTGATGGCTGGCGCAAATACTATCATGCTTATATCTACCCCTTCAAAGTACAGGAACAGGTACAGGATTTACAGCAATAAAAACATGGTGGATCTTAAGACGGCATACATGGCTATTGTAAAAGCCGGCAGAAAATTGCCTCCTTATATAAATAAAGAGTATATAAAAGAGATAGTATAG
- a CDS encoding ParB/RepB/Spo0J family partition protein has translation MNNKRGLGRGLQALIPEIDEESAKGVENIKISDIEPNQFQPRKHFDDESLKELSDSIKEHGIIQPIIVRRNDFGYQIVAGERRWRAAKLAGLKEVPAIVKDFDDQKVMEIALIENLQREDLNPIDEAKAYKSLMEQFNLTQEEISKRVGKSRSSIANSIRLLNLDEEVQNMLMEGKITTGHAKVILALQDAEKQNMIAKKIVDKNLNVRDTENLIKEVTSSKKKKRKESDAYIKEIEDNFCRFFGTKVKIIHGKNKGKILIEYYSEEDLSRLTELIIDR, from the coding sequence GTGAATAACAAAAGAGGGCTTGGTAGAGGTTTACAAGCTCTTATACCGGAGATAGATGAAGAAAGCGCAAAAGGCGTCGAAAACATCAAAATCTCAGATATTGAGCCAAATCAATTTCAGCCGAGGAAACATTTTGATGATGAATCGTTAAAAGAGTTATCCGATTCCATAAAAGAACACGGAATTATACAGCCTATAATAGTCAGGAGGAACGATTTTGGGTATCAGATTGTGGCTGGTGAGAGAAGGTGGAGGGCGGCAAAGTTAGCTGGGCTCAAAGAAGTACCTGCTATAGTGAAAGATTTTGATGATCAAAAAGTGATGGAAATAGCCCTTATAGAAAACCTTCAGAGGGAAGACTTAAATCCAATTGATGAAGCAAAGGCTTATAAATCTCTGATGGAGCAATTCAACCTGACACAGGAAGAAATATCAAAGAGGGTGGGGAAAAGCAGGTCGTCAATTGCCAATAGCATAAGGCTCCTAAACTTGGATGAAGAAGTTCAAAATATGTTGATGGAAGGCAAAATAACGACGGGACATGCAAAAGTCATATTAGCCTTGCAGGACGCTGAAAAGCAAAACATGATAGCTAAGAAAATAGTGGACAAGAACCTAAATGTGAGAGATACTGAAAACCTCATAAAAGAAGTCACATCGTCCAAGAAGAAAAAACGAAAAGAAAGCGATGCGTATATAAAAGAGATAGAGGATAATTTTTGTAGATTTTTTGGTACAAAGGTTAAAATTATCCATGGTAAAAACAAGGGAAAAATACTAATAGAATACTACAGTGAAGAAGATCTGTCGAGACTTACTGAACTTATAATAGATAGGTAA
- a CDS encoding ParA family protein, with amino-acid sequence MGKVIAVANQKGGVGKTTTTINLGYSLSATGKKVLCVDMDPQSNMTSGFGIDSSSIKCTTYNILIEGKDIREAYIELEDMSGITIVPSSIQLAGAEIELVPMLSREFRLKNSINEIKKEFDYIIIDCPPSLGLLTINALTASDSVLVPIQCEYYALEGLTQLMNTINLIKKNINHDLEIEGVVLTMFNARTNLSIQVVDEVKKYFKGKVYGTIIPRNIRLGEAPSFGKPISLYDPHSKGAEAYEELAKELIERNGEAGE; translated from the coding sequence TTGGGCAAAGTAATAGCTGTGGCAAATCAAAAAGGTGGCGTTGGCAAGACTACGACAACTATAAATCTTGGCTATTCTTTATCTGCTACTGGCAAGAAGGTGCTGTGCGTTGATATGGATCCACAAAGCAATATGACCAGCGGATTTGGAATAGATAGTTCATCTATTAAATGCACTACGTATAATATTTTAATTGAAGGAAAAGACATAAGAGAAGCATACATAGAGTTAGAAGATATGAGTGGAATTACCATTGTGCCTTCCAGCATACAGTTAGCAGGTGCAGAGATAGAGCTGGTGCCGATGCTGTCGAGGGAATTTAGGCTTAAAAATTCCATAAATGAAATAAAAAAAGAATTTGACTACATTATAATCGATTGTCCTCCATCTTTGGGACTCTTGACAATAAATGCATTGACGGCATCGGATTCTGTTTTGGTTCCGATACAATGTGAATACTACGCGTTGGAAGGATTAACACAATTAATGAACACTATAAATTTGATAAAGAAAAACATAAACCACGATTTAGAAATTGAAGGTGTGGTTTTGACTATGTTTAACGCCAGGACAAACCTATCGATACAGGTTGTTGACGAGGTTAAAAAGTATTTTAAGGGAAAAGTGTACGGCACCATAATACCAAGGAACATAAGGTTAGGTGAAGCGCCAAGCTTTGGAAAGCCTATTTCTCTTTATGATCCACATTCAAAAGGTGCTGAAGCATATGAGGAATTGGCGAAGGAATTAATTGAAAGGAACGGTGAGGCAGGTGAATAA